A genomic segment from Mycosarcoma maydis chromosome 13, whole genome shotgun sequence encodes:
- a CDS encoding uncharacterized protein (related to PRP38A - pre-mRNA-splicing factor), producing the protein MANATIRGAVSIHGTNPQFLIEKPVRARIYESPFWKEHCFALSAATILPLAVSLNHIGGLVGLQRPSHFLCLLQKLLQIQPEPAIINAYLEAREFKYLGALTAFYIRLTYTSKHVYTLLEPMLEDGRKLRWRSGDGAYEILHMDEWVDMLLREERVCDIILPRLTRRDVCETRDGLLPRISKLETSLLKALQAGERTDSSDDEHSDADEDGMLNLTRCKLERLKQATHTWRKSSPQPGYAYDVEAEYTSQEDSDGEASTRPRFISPSPSVSPDRQLQSRARDQAAYLSRSPSRSPDRQTYVSRSPSLSPDRQLSYVDGEERQEAYISRSPSRSPDRQLSDLSDVDGEERQEAYISRSPSRSPDRS; encoded by the coding sequence ATGGCGAACGCAACGATTCGCGGCGCGGTCAGCATCCACGGCACGAATCCGCAATTCCTTATCGAAAAACCAGTGCGTGCACGGATCTACGAGTCGCCTTTCTGGAAAGAACACTGCTTTGCGCTTTCCGCAGCCACCATCCTCCCGCTCGCGGTCTCGCTCAACCATATAGGTGGACTGGTGGGTCTACAAAGACCGTCTCACTTCCTCTGCTTGCTCCAAAAGCTGTTGCAGATTCAGCCTGAACCGGCTATCATCAACGCGTATCTCGAAGCACGAGAGTTCAAGTACCTTGGAGCGCTCACGGCGTTTTACATTCGATTGACATACACCTCTAAACATGTCTACACATTGCTAGAGCCAATGCTGGAAGATGGAAGGAAGTTGAGATGGAGATCAGGCGATGGAGCGTACGAGATACTCCATATGGACGAATGGGTAGATATGTTGTTGAGAGAGGAACGTGTATGCGATATCATCCTGCCTAGGTTGACGCGGAGGGATGTGTGTGAGACGAGAGATGGATTGTTGCCGAGGAtcagcaagctcgaaaCATCCCTCTTGAAGGCATTACAGGCTGGAGAGCGGACGGACAGTAGCGACGACGAACATAGTGAtgccgacgaggacggTATGTTGAATCTCACAAGGTGCAAGTTGGAACGACTCAAGCAGGCTACGCATACATGGCGAAAATCGTCACCACAGCCAGGCTATGCCTACGACGTTGAAGCCGAGTATACGTCGCAAGAAGACTCGGATGGTGAAGCGTCGACAAGACCGAGGTTTATCTCGCCCAGTCCGAGCGTTTCCCCCGATCGACAGTTGCAATCGCGTGCGCGTGACCAAGCCGCATACCTGTCGAGATCTCCAAGTCGCTCGCCAGATCGGCAAACATATGTCTCCAGAAGTCCTTCTCTCTCACCCGATCGTCAACTCTCATATGTGGACGGCGAAgagcgccaagaagcgtaTATCTCTCGTTCACCTTCGCGCTCACCCGATCGTCAACTCTCAGATCTCTCAGATGTGGACGGCGAAgagcgccaagaagcgtaCATCTCTCGTTCACCTTCGCGCTCACCTGATCGTTCCTAG
- a CDS encoding uncharacterized protein (related to bumetanide-sensitive Na-K-Cl cotransport protein), protein MSHFVSSHTSHDFDSLQNQLLRRHPVNDSPEDDHTNAVYSDHADQAANRPAPTSALASRRRHHDNEEPPHVSQDSRSQRAPSLYSRRNSPELATPGPSRPRSVVANLAIDASSALAPSQPTDYFSSSDRSSDRSRSAAYRVDLESGKLSGNPFATSTASSPSSIVDHAQTRPSHPSSSRANSPSPSPSTQPLHPDQPYDVNATSISSLTQSASTIRPRRLPKGVSFSDNKLGPGEDGHHARNAKHYRRPPRSNSGFLEPDQHAPSSHLPRTKSLGMISPAEMAPRKLGTWDGVFMPVSLNILGIILFLRFGFILGQAGLLGALFLLIVSYAIDTLTAMSLNAISTNGQVRGGGAYYLISRSLGPEFGGSIGLIFFAGQALNAAMNVLGFVETLTDAFGQSRGPSGSLPEGPWFSFFYGSVVLLVSAIVCLVGSKLFARATLALALILCVAILSIPISSFTVQPFIDDDRGAYYTGWSWDTLRGNLFPRFTSGAAGSSTGTQSENWQSVFGVLFPAVTGILAGASMSGDLRKPSKSIPKGTNYSLLFTFLVYLISFVIFAGTIKRESFYIDVGIVSDVALSPQVITFGALASTAFSALMGVMACGKVLQAIARDNLLPVLDVFAQGTEVSDTPIYAVLVTYIFCQTILFVDSVNTIAQLVTMTTLLTFGTLSFATCALKAGGAPSFRPSFKYWNMWTAAGGAVSCFGAMFFTDPAAAGGCILFAVMLFVMIHFFSPPKPWGDVTRNITYHFVRKYLLRLDERKGHVKYWRPQILLLANNPRSEWNLIIFCNSLKKGALYVLGHVLKGEFTDCLAELRKQQVAWLKLVDLTGIKSFVDVVIAKDEREGARNLILSCGLGGMRPNIVVMGYPSDMRHPAKVARSSHGSGHRSDGSEITIRGLSWPQRQHRAVDIGSLPTDVARKETPIKPTTYVGIMEDSLALNKALAIAYGFDLMQPPVPVTSNNLPTSKIAKQVEQRYIDLWPIQIASPDADESHAWDTYTMVLHLGTILSFTSSWKSHKLRVSVFVEHASEIEEERKRIRALLDNLRIPASLRVFCLADQSVTTYRTIVHGSSVAAVEVDEALRGDPWWETLKELRRNDERRARAAAKRKSQALSPAKAIPATGQAVGAVGDVARKQSKREQKLFGVSLPAEHLAFHKQNIRLGLAHPRARRDDGEDGSSDSDSDIEDELAMLSEDDDWLVDGPTRRGLAVRRASTLEPTSYSSKTRNHRPRAYSIGGSAGLPDDPVTTASRPLLESNVSSQLAPGSIATSYGTLSSSQRTATPATVRAASNGSSATLLGTSYASTDSSTTPRASVPYAEGLATPTPLQGGFQDEDENASTLKASERQKMQAELKRNVQDTASKDANLASPSDAIAPRPKLKSDKRKSSYASSLASSDAADSASSSSSSGAEYDAKGRLVAGKNGKVRRASASRHGKSRSEDANARRRSSCSTSPSPVYMHRMRAPPGENTPSRAASIYSTDLPVVSFNELPNKAQYLILNELIRINSSASTGVVLTALPAPEPGTSLDELKSLRYLEQLESLFNGGPPIMGVHAKTLTMTMSL, encoded by the coding sequence ATGTCCCACTTTGTTTCCAGTCACACTTCTCATGACTTTGATTCGCTTCAGAATCAGCTGCTCCGAAGGCATCCCGTTAACGATAGTCCGGAAGACGACCACACTAACGCCGTATACTCTGATCATGCCGACCAAGCAGCCAATCGACCCGCTCCGACCAGTGCTCTAGCCagccgtcgtcgtcatcacgACAACGAGGAGCCTCCCCATGTTAGCCAAGATAGCCGCAGTCAGCGTGCGCCTTCGCTCTACTCGCGACGCAACAGCCCAGAACTCGCCACGCCTGGCCcctctcgtcctcgcaGCGTTGTTGCCAAtcttgccatcgacgcctCATCCGCCCTTGCTCCCTCCCAACCGACCGATTACTTTTCCAGCTCTGACCGCAGCTCTGACCGCTCACGTTCCGCCGCGTACCGTGTCGATCTGGAGAGCGGCAAACTGAGCGGAAACCCTTTCGCTACCTCCACCGCTTCCTCTCCCAGCTCCATCGTCGATCATGCCCAAACCCGCCCCTCGCATCCATCCTCATCCCGCGCAAACTCTCCCTCCCCCTCCCCCTCCACTCAGCCTCTCCACCCGGACCAGCCTTACGACGTCAACGCTACCTCTATCTCCAGTCTCACTCAATCCGCCTCGACAATACGTCCGCGTCGTCTTCCTAAAGGCGTATCCTTTTCCGATAACAAGCTAGGCCCAGGCGAAGACGGTCATCATGCGCGCAACGCAAAGCACTATCGTCGTCCGCCTCGCTCCAACAGTGGTTTTTTGGAGCCCGATCAACATGCCCCTTCTTCCCATCTCCCCCGCACAAAGAGCCTCGGCATGATCAGTCCCGCCGAGATGGCCCCTCGAAAGCTCGGCACCTGGGACGGCGTCTTCATGCCTGTCAGTCTCAACATTCTCGGTATCATCCTCTTTTTGCGTTTCGGATTCATCCTCGGCCAGGCTGGCCTGCTAGGCGCCCTCTTTCTCCTCATTGTCAGCTATGCCATCGACACGCTCACCGCTATGAGTCTCAACGCTATCAGCACCAACGGTCAGGTCCGAGGTGGCGGTGCTTACTACCTCATCTCTCGTTCACTCGGCCCCGAGTTTGGCGGCTCCATCGGTCTCATCTTTTTTGCCGGACAGGCTCTCAATGCTGCCATGAACGTTCTCGGTTtcgtcgagacgctcacAGACGCCTTTGGCCAAAGCAGAGGCCCTTCCGGCTCTCTGCCCGAGGGTCCCTGGTTCTCCTTCTTCTACGGCTCtgtcgtcttgctcgtcagcGCCATCGTCTGTCTCGTCGGCTCCAAGCTCTTTGCGCGTGCCACCCTAGCCCTCGCCCTCATCCTCTGCGTAGCTATCCTCAGCATCCCCATCTCCTCCTTCACCGTACAACCTttcatcgacgacgatcgaggcgcATACTACACCGGCTGGTCTTGGGATACGCTGCGCGGCAACCTCTTTCCGCGCTTCACCTCGGGTGCCGCCGGTTCCTCAACAGGCACCCAATCCGAAAACTGGCAGAGCGTCTTTGGCGTCCTCTTCCCCGCCGTCACCGGCATCCTCGCCGGCGCCTCCATGTCAGGCGACCTACGCAAACCAAGCAAGAGCATTCCCAAAGGCACAAACTACTCGTTGCTCTTCACCTTTCTTGTCTACCTCATCAGCTTTGTCATCTTTGCCGGCACCATCAAACGCGAGTCGTTTTacatcgacgttggcatCGTCTCCGACGTCGCGCTCAGCCCCCAGGTCATCACTTTTGGCGCGctcgcctccaccgccttTTCCGCTCTCATGGGTGTCATGGCTTGCGGCAAGGTACTTCAAGCCATCGCCCGCGACAATCTGCTTCCCGTGCTCGACGTCTTTGCGCAAGGCACCGAGGTCAGCGACACACCCATCTACGCTGTCCTCGTCACCTACATCTTCTGTCAGACCATCCTCTTTGTCGACTCGGTCAACACCatcgctcagctcgtcaccATGACCACCTTGCTCACCTTTGGCACACTCAGCTTTGCTACTTGTGCGCTCAAGGCCGGTGGTGCTCCCAGTTTCCGTCCGTCATTCAAGTACTGGAACATGTGGACCGCCGCAGGAGGCGCTGTCAGCTGTTTTGGCGCCATGTTCTTCACTGACCCCGCCGCTGCCGGCGGCTGCATCCTCTTTGCCGTCATGCTCTTTGTCATGATCCACTTTTTCTCCCCGCCCAAGCCTTGGGGTGACGTCACCCGCAACATTACCTACCATTTCGTTCGCAAGTATCTGCTCCgcctcgacgagcgcaaaggACACGTCAAGTACTGGCGCCCCCAGATCCTTTTGTTGGCCAACAATCCCCGCAGCGAGTGGAACCTCATCATCTTTTGCAACTCGCTCAAGAAGGGTGCGCTCTACGTGCTCGGACACGTGCTCAAGGGTGAGTTCACCGACTGCCTCGCAGAGCTGCGAAAACAGCAGGTCGCCTggctcaagctcgtcgacctcaCCGGCATCAAATCCTttgtcgacgtcgtcatTGCCAAAGACGAGCGCGAGGGCGCCCGAAACCTCATCCTCTCCTGCGGTCTAGGTGGCATGCGACCCAACATTGTCGTCATGGGCTATCCCAGCGACATGCGTCACCCAGCCAAAGTCGCCAGGTCCTCGCACGGCAGTGGGCATCGAAGCGATGGAAGCGAGATCACAATACGCGGATTGTCTTGGCCCCAACGCCAGCACCGTGCCGTCGACATCGGCAGTCTGCCCACAGACGTAGCGCGAAAGGAGACTCCGATCAAACCCACCACCTACGTCGGCATCATGGAAGACTCTCTAGCGCTCAACAAAGCCTTAGCCATTGCGTACGGCTTTGATCTCATGCAGCCGCCCGTCCCAGTGACCTCGAACAATTTGCCAACTTccaagatcgccaagcAAGTCGAACAGCGCTACATCGACCTGTGGCCCATCCAAATCGCTAGCCCAGATGCGGACGAGAGCCACGCTTGGGACACGTACACCATGGTCTTGCATCTCGGCACCATCCTCAGCTTTACCAGCAGCTGGAAGTCGCACAAGCTGCGCGTCTCCGTTTTTGTCGAACACGccagcgagatcgaggaggagagAAAACGTATCCGTGCGTTGCTTGACAATCTGCGAATTCCGGCCTCGCTGCGCGTCTTTTGCCTCGCCGATCAGAGCGTCACCACCTATCGAACAATCGTTCACGGGAGCAGCGTTGCAGCCGTTGAGGTCGACGAAGCTCTGCGCGGTGATCCGTGGTGGGAGACGCTCAAGGAGCTCCGTCGCAACGACGAACGTCGTGCacgcgctgctgccaaacGCAAGTCGCAGGCCTTGTCGCCGGCCAAAGCCATTCCGGCCACAGGTCAAGCCGTAGGCGCAGTCGGTGACGTAGCACGCAAGCAGTCGAAGCGTGAGCAAAAGCTGTTCGGCGTCAGTCTGCCTGCCGAGCATCTCGCATTCCACAAACAAAATATCCGCCTGGGtctcgctcatcctcgcgctcgtcgggatgatggcgaagaTGGATCttcggactcggactcggacATTGAAGATGAGCTGGCGATGCTATCCGAAGATGACGATTGGCTTGTCGACGGACCTACTAGACGCGGCCTTGCCGTTCGCAGAGCTTCGACATTGGAACCCACGAGCTactcgagcaagacgcgcaATCACCGACCAAGGGCCTACTCAATCGGTGGCTCTGCCGGCCTTCCCGACGATCCGGTGACGACGGCGAGCAGGCCATTGCTAGAGTCGAACGTCTCATCGCAGTTGGCGCCAGGTTCAATTGCTACCAGTTATGGAacgctcagctcgagccagaGGACGGCAACGCCGGCCACAGTGCGAGCTGCTTCTAATGGAAGCTCTGCTACGCTGCTTGGTACGTCGTATGCTTCGACCGACTCGAGCACGACCCCTCGTGCCTCGGTGCCATACGCTGAAGGGCTTGCCACGCCCACCCCTCTGCAAGGCGGATTTcaggacgaagacgagaaCGCTTCGACGCTTAAAGCGTCCGAGCGGCAAAAGATgcaagccgagctcaaACGCAATGTGCAGGACACCGCTAGCAAGGATGCCAATCTGGCATCGCCGTCCGACGCCATCGCGCCGAGACCCAAGCTGAAAAGTGATAAACGCAAATCGTCGTACGCCAGCTCACTGGCTTCTTCGGATGCGGCGGACAGtgcctcgagcagctcgtcttctgGCGCCGAGTATGATGCCAAAGGTCGATTGGTTGCTGGCAAGAATGGCAAAGTTCGCAGAGCGTCGGCTTCTCGTCACGGCAAATCTCGGTCGGAAGATGCGAAtgctcgtcggcgctcGTCGTGCTCTACGTCGCCGTCACCGGTTTATATGCATCGGATGCGAGCTCCACCTGGAGAAAACACGCCTAGTCGCGCCGCCAGCATCTATTCCACGGATCTACCCGTGGTTTCGTTCAACGAGCTGCCGAACAAGGCACAGTACCTCATCTTGAACGAGCTCATCAGGATCAATAGTTCAGCTAGTACGGGTGTAGTGCTCACCGCGCTGCCGGCACCGGAGCCCGGAACAAGTCTGGATGAGCTCAAGTCGTTGAGGTACCTCGAACAGTTGGAGAGCCTCTTTAATGGAGGGCCCCCAATCATGGGTGTTCATGCAAAGACattgacgatgacgatgagtCTGTAG
- a CDS encoding uncharacterized protein (related to ARP8 - Actin-related protein), with translation MPPKKVSLPPNPPPDPSQSIPLQYTTFFSVAPLNAKNVSSSYLKTEAQTWISRSQSAVQSLVLSKKRRLDAPDAPDAPDASINIDDDDDDLDAEHVQAEAAENSPAHRTIVIHPGSNNLRLGRATDLFPITLPNVIARRAKKLAPQSQARSDLTNAMRATDASTSNPSKSIDMDVEMTDEQAIPKAAAGDADAEEKPQQQRRRDDDDDDDEDEDEEEEEEAVALIRKNPRRSAASASEKPSASISSAVTQDASESCKSSLDQGIETIRNDLRAIMRQEKLRSVGNAKNLAANYNDSSQPEDVPEHNDLFGLEWTDQDMDGDNDVLVGEQALRLPCFSQPKTPEPKQQAQRRPQLHPTSAVKPPCSPETSRSWTLFRPFKRATLDLNAYEQHYGASAAVQALLGDVRTILEHAITSPPDSIDDRHETTKVMPVGLGIPRQEFHLCTVILIVPDLFCRSDIKSLVELLLVDMGFAQACIQQESVCATFGAGLSSGCVVDMGSEKISISCVEEGLILPETRIQLAYGGNDVTNFLAELLIRAKFPYRELDYRSSVADHMLIDELKCKLATLNPSDVGLNIHDFYLRLPARPTIKYLFRTYDELIMGPMSLFDPLVFDLDHKPRAKGKSESLFKDDDGQDEGIAEDLTELSVLHGLDVPVTGAMTSCVKHLLPPPPAPAAPSAAATASSTSHTGTDALAVTAGSEAGTPTATTDVKSKLDAGSAMPSRAASPSAVKADAAGAADTGSMFASADASARPSPTPQPSVSGAAGASQDAQPAVPSGATIDIHYEASKTALDVAILNSLLTSIGQVGPAGDERLRKMSNNILCVGGTARIPGLGAALEARLTSMLGNHFLATTGDANNAPKVTLIPPPREMDPQVLAWKGMSVFARLEAASQELCLRREDWFLFGWRALREKTLFL, from the coding sequence ATGCCGCCCAAAAAGGTGTCGCTTCCACCAAATCCACCACCCGATCCGTCCCAGTCCATCCCATTACAGTACACCACCTTCTTCTCTGTAGCACCGCTCAACGCCAAAAACGTCTCGTCCTCCTACCTCAAGACAGAGGCACAGACGTGGATTTCACGTTCTCAGTCAGCCGTTCAATCGCTCGTTCTCTCCAAAAAGAGGAGATTAGACGCTCCAGATGCTCCAGATGCTCCAGATGCCAgcatcaacatcgacgacgacgatgacgacctCGACGCCGAACACGTCCAAGCCGAAGCGGCTGAGAACTCTCCTGCACACCGAACCATTGTGATTCATCCTGGCTCCAACAATCTACGCTTGGGTCGAGCCACCGACCTGTTTCCCATCACGCTACCCAATGTGATTGCGCGTCGTGCAAAAAAGCTCGCGCCACAGTCGCAAGCCAGATCTGATCTCACCAACGCTATGCGCGCCACAGATGCATCAACATCGAACCCGTCGAAATCAATCGATATGGATGTCGAGATGACCGACGAACAAGCCATCCCaaaagctgctgcagggGATGCTGATGCAGAGGAAAAACcgcaacaacaacgacgacgagacgacgacgacgacgacgacgaagacgaagacgaagaggaggaggaggaggcggtcGCACTCATACGCAAGAACCCGCGAAGATCGGCCGCCAGCGCATCAGAAAAGCCCTCCGCCTCAATCTCTTCAGCTGTCACACAAGACGCGTCTGAATCTTGCAAATCTTCGCTCGACCAAGGTATCGAGACGATCCGAAACGACCTTCGTGCCATCATGCGGCAGGAAAAGCTTCGCTCCGTCGGAAATGCCAAGAACCTCGCTGCCAACTACAACGACAGCTCGCAGCCGGAAGATGTGCCTGAACACAACGATCTCTTCGGCCTCGAGTGGACAGACCAAGACATGGATGGCGACAACGATGTCCTTGTAGGCGAACAGGCGCTCCGTCTTCCATGCTTCTCTCAACCCAAAACACCAGAACCCAAACAGCAAGCACAGAGACGTCCACAACTACACCCCACTTCGGCCGTCAAACCGCCCTGCTCTCCTGAAACCAGCCGGTCTTGGACACTCTTCCGTCCGTTCAAGCGTGCCACCCTGGATCTCAACGCCTACGAGCAGCACTATggtgcctctgctgctgtacAAGCGCTGCTCGGAGACGTGCGCACCATCTTGGAACACGCCATCACCTCGCCACCTGACAGCATCGATGACAGGCACGAGACGACAAAAGTGATGCCAGTTGGACTCGGCATTCCACGCCAAGAGTTCCACCTTTGCACCGTGATCCTCATTGTGCCAGACCTCTTTTGCCGCTCCGACATCAaatcgctcgtcgagctgctgctcgtcgataTGGGCTTTGCACAGGCATGCATTCAACAGGAAAGTGTCTGCGCCACCTTTGGTGCTGGTCTCTCATCCGGCTGTGTAGTCGACATGGGCTCCGAAAAGATCTCGATATCTTGTGTCGAAGAAGGCCTCATCTTACCCGAGACGCGCATCCAACTTGCCTATGGCGGTAACGATGTCACCAACTTTCTCGCAGAGCTCTTGATCCGCGCCAAGTTCCCATACCGAGAGCTCGACTATCGCTCCAGTGTCGCTGACCACATGCTGATTGACGAGCTGAAATGCAAACTGGCTACACTCAACCCGTCAGATGTCGGActcaacattcacgatttctaCCTTCGATTGCCCGCCAGACCTACGATCAAGTACCTCTTCAGGACGTACGACGAGTTGATCATGGGGCCCATGAGTCTTTTTGACCCGCTCGTCTTTGATCTGGATCACAAGCCCAGAGCCAAAGGCAAGTCGGAATCGCTTTTCAAGGATGATGACGGCCAGGATGAGGGTATTGCCGAGGATCTGACCGAATTGAGCGTGCTGCACGGCTTGGATGTACCCGTGACAGGCGCCATGACGTCGTGTGTCAAGCATCTGTTGCCACCACCGCCCGCTCCCGCAGCACCATCTGCCGCCGCAACAGCGTCAAGCACAAGCCACACTGGCACGGATGCACTGGCGGTCACAGCTGGATCCGAAGCTGGCACGCCTACTGCCACCACTGATGTGAAAAGCAAACTGGACGCCGGCAGCGCCATGCCTTCTCGAGCCGCTTCGCCTTCGGCTGTCAAAGCGGATGCGGCGGGCGCAGCTGATACTGGAAGCATGTTCGCCTCGGCCGATGCATCGGCTCGACCGTCTCCCACGCCGCAACCATCTGTGAGCGGTGCTGCGGGCGCGAGCCAAGACGCGCAACCAGCGGTGCCATCAGGCGCTACGATCGACATTCACTACGAAGCTTCGAAAACCGCTCTGGACGTAGCCATCTTGAACTCGCTGCTCACATCGATCGGGCAGGTGGGTCCGGCGGGCGATGAACGTCTACGCAAAATGTCGAACAACATCCTTTGCGTCGGCGGCACAGCGCGCATCCCAGGACTTGGAGCAGCGCTCGAAGCCAGActgacgtcgatgctgggCAACCACTTTCTTGCAACGACGGGAGATGCCAACAACGCGCCCAAGGTAACATTGATACCGCCTCCCAGGGAGATGGATCCGCAGGTGCTGGCGTGGAAGGGCATGAGCGTGTTTGCCAGGTTGGAGGCGGCCAGTCAGGAATTGTGCCTGAGAAGGGAGGATTGGTTCTTGTTCGGCTGGAGGGCGTTGAGGGAAAAGACGCTGTTTCTTTAG
- a CDS encoding putative clathrin coat assembly protein ap17, producing the protein MIRFILVQNRQGKTRLSKFYVPYDDQEKIRLRGEVHRLIAPRDQKYQSNFVEFRNYKLVYRRYAGLFFCVCVDANDNELAYLEAIHLFVEVLDAFFGNVCELDLVFNFYKVYAILDEVFLAGEIEETSKHVVLARLDQLEKLD; encoded by the exons ATGATCCGTTTCATCCTCGTGCAAAACCGGCAGGGCAAGACGCGGCTTTCGAAATTCTACGTTCCCTACGACGACCAAGAGAAGATCCGACTACGCGGCGAAGTTCATCGACTGATCGCACCCAGGGACCAAAAGTATCAGAGCAACTTTGTTGAG TTTCGCAACTACAAGCTCGTGTATCGACGTTATGCGggcctcttcttctgcgTCTGTGTCGACGCAAATGACAACGAACTGGCGTATCTAGAGGCGATCCACCTCTTTGTAGAGGTACTAG ACGCCTTCTTCGGCAACGTCTGCGAGCTCGATCTAGTGTTCAACTTTTACAAGGTCTacgccatcctcgacgaAGTCTTTCTTGcaggcgagatcgaggagaCCTCGAAACACGTCGTGCTCGCGCGCCTGGATCAGC TGGAAAAGCTCGATTGA
- a CDS encoding uncharacterized protein (related to NADH-ubiquinone oxidoreductase 21 kDa subunit): protein MPIKQLDTPYPVIDADPHFSRVVRSFRTSDYAAMAGATAAFPSAIYMMEMFDPTRPKRGLGSALRLSTFLGLCGGFLFAYQRSSFRFWGWRENEIEQQAHQAAIDAGVKPPGTDPSKSDLTPYLQGVAHRNSAFSQLKFSTLPWFNLVDHPYHGNNSQESS, encoded by the exons ATGC CCATCAAGCAACTCGACACGCCATACCCTGTGATTGACGCGGATCCGCACTTTTCGCGCGTGGTTCGCAGCTTCCGCACCTCAGACTATGCTGCGATGGCGGGAGCGACGGCTGCGTTTCCGTCGGCCATCTACATGATGGAGATGTTTGATCCAACACGACCCAAACGCGGGCTGGGCAGCGCGCTGCGTCTATCGACGTTTTTGGGACTGTGCGGTGGATTCCTGTTTGCATACCAGAGGAGCTCGTTCCGATTCTGGGGTTGGAGGGAAAACGAaatcgagcagcaagcgcaccaGGCCGCTATCGACGCAGGCGTCAAGCCTCCCGGCACGGATCCTAGCAAGAGCGACTTGACGCCATATCTGCAGGGTGTCGCGCACAGGAACAGCGCCTTTTCGCAGTTGAAATTCA GCACACTTCCTTGGTTCAATCTGGTCGACCACCCATACCACGGCAACAACTCGCAGGAGTCGTCCTAG